A segment of the Arachis hypogaea cultivar Tifrunner chromosome 5, arahy.Tifrunner.gnm2.J5K5, whole genome shotgun sequence genome:
TAAATTGACAAGCTGCAAAGGGATTTAGGTTGGAAATTGGTTTTAGAAACACACTTTCACAAACTGTCACATTCCAgcgatttttttatattttgtcttGAGTTAGGTTTTTTGTAAGTTTTCTTCCATctcctttatttttctctttacaAATTTTGTACTTTATAtttatgcaatttaattttattgcaaAATTTAATCTTGTTTCTTTTGTACTTCGTTAAATTTTTTGTCTTATTCCAAAGATTGAAATTCTGTAAAGTGTTCTTTATATTAAGGCTAATTTTTTTCGAtatgagattaagtttggtgtaatGCGGGGTTATGAAACTTGGGAGAGTTTTACACTGTTGTAACGGCGTTCAGGTGAAGGaaagaaatcggacggtccgatttattGTAGTTGAAAGAGGACACAAATCGGATCGTCCGATTTGTAGTTCATGAAAGGCAGTGCATGTAAATCGAACCCACCGATTTCATGCTTTacgttcaaatttttttttgggtCCAAAGAAATCGGACCCAGCGATTTCTTTGCTGGATGCGAAAAAATTTTACAAGTCATGAAATCGGATCCACCGATTTTTAAGCCATCACACTTGCGTAAAGCACCATGTACTCTCATAATCCTGTGATACTCCATCTTCTtcccaatataaaaaataaaaagtgttataatattaaattgttCAAGTAAAATCAGTTTATTTTATTTGGTTATTTTCTGtaaaattcttttttcttttattatttacaaAGTAAAGATTTTAATGCAGATAAAATTAATATTCCATAAAGGAATAAGTTTCGCTCCTCAATATTCCAACCACTAAAATTATTTACAATCGTCAAAGTTATTGTTTGAGCTTGACTGGTTAATAATCTGCATAACATATTAGTAGTCCCAGAAATTTATCTCGGCCAATCTGAGAGTAATGCGTGATTCATCTCGACTAATTGTTTGACACGTGAAAGGATTATTCTTCAGCATTTTTCACTAGTAAAAGAAAACAACTTAATGTCATCTTTATAATCTTTGGCAAATCTAATTAACACTTTTTGAGGCTCATgaaaaaaacccctaaaaaatgcACTTGGTGAGGCTTTCAAAACTAAGTGCAGATAGATATGGATTCTGTCTCCAGCTCAACCAGGCAAGAAAGAAAATACAACAGTACCTATTCCTAGTTGAAAACCTTTACATGATCAGTGTTTAGCGCATTTGCATTGTAAATAGCCCTGGCGAACTAATTAATCCTAACTATTAACTAGGGAGTTAGCCCCTCAACCGTAAGACGCATTCATAATCACTGTAAATATTCACTAAAATGATCTTTTCAAAAACCCAATTCTCAGCACAAAATTAAGAGTCCGAAATTTAATTTCAAGAAAAGCAAACATAATCTTTTCGTTATCACCTAATGGAAAACAGAGAAGTGGAAATGCTGCGCAGCGCTATCTTCCCCATACGACGTCGCGTTACCAACTTCCGCCGCTGCCTCCGAGATCCCTCCAGAACCTTCTACTCCTCTGCCTCTTCGGCCCTTCAAAGGCGAAAGCACTTCTTGGAGGCCATGAACAACGAGCCAGTCGCTGTTATAAAGCTCAGGGGAAATCACCGGAACGCCGTTGACCAATAGCACGTCTTCCGATGACTTCGTGACGTTGAGCGTGAACCCTCTCTCGTAGGTCCGAATTAGAGTACCCTCCTCCAACGTCAAAAGATCGCTCCAAAGGATCCTGCAAGGCACGAGGTGGTGGCGAAGAATAGACGAGTGACCTCTTAGTCTTGGGTTGTTATTATTAGTTGCAGCCACGTGGCCCCTTGTGGCGTTGGTGGACGTAACGACCTTGTCCACGGGGGCGAAAAGCGTCAGCTGTGGGCGGTTCCTGATGGCGAGAAACTGCGTGTCGAGAAGCGAAGCCATTAGGAAGCAGCCTTTGGATCTCAGAACGCTGCtagcttctttgaaagaaaaggCCTCGCCGGAGGAGAAAGACTTCCGGTGGTTCTTTCTTCCCGCAAAACACGCAGCGGCGGAGGAGGAATAAGGATCGGTTGTTCCGGTGCGGTGGGGGATTTTGGCTGGAAGCTGGAAGTACGGGTCGAAGAAGTGGTCGGTTGGGAAGATAACGAGAGAGGCGTCGCTGTAGAGTGGCTCCGAGTTGACGGTAACGTTGTTAATAGAGAGACTGTCGGCGGAGCCGGTGGTGGTGGTGACGGTGAGGGAGTGGGATGGGAGAAGGGTGGGGATGTTGGCGCCGAAAGGGAGTGAGATTAAGCTGTGGAAGGAGAAGGCGTTGGGAAGGAGGTGGTAGCGGAGGAGGGAAAGAGTGGGCTGCTGGAGAATCTTGAAGGCGGCGTTGGACGGGGCGAAGACGGTAAGAGAGCGGGTTCTTGGAGAGGCGAGGGTCTGGGAGGCAAGTTCAAGGTTGACTGCCATGGCGTCGAAGCCGGATGCCGACAGGATCTCAGCGGCGTCGAGGATGGCGGAGGTGGGGAGAGAGGAGGAGATGGATAGGAGGAGGTGGAGGACAAAGAGAGAAAGGAAGTGTTTGGTGGAAGCCATTGATGGTTGAGGTTTTTTGTTTGGAAATGGAGACCTGGAATTGGAAGAGTGGTGATTGGTGAACCGAACCAAGGTGGGAACTGGGAAGAAGGGTCTGTTAATTTTGGCGGGAAGAGGTTTTATACGTGGGAACCTACAATTCGATTCGAAGAAGGCAGTTGCCTCGTTCGAGAGGTCAACAGAGTCTGGGTTCGCGCATtaatataaacttttaaaaattaccaAAATTAGCGAGCCTAATTTACccgattttattaattatttttaatatatttattaattataaaaaatatcatccGCTGATGagatcatttataaaatcaagtcaaataattaaaatagctAAAAGTGAATGAGAATGTGATTGAATcgtatttagaaaaaatatttctgAGACATACAAATTTAGATTGTTAAAAGTGAGTTCCAAGAtgtcacttttatttttattactaagaTTGTAGTGCTGtttttaaataatgtaaaaaattggtatgttttttttttatgaataattacaaatttaacctttaaatttgtgattttaattttttttaaataaatttataaatctgaTTTTTAGATTTGTGctttaacattaaaaaaatttttaaacatgTAAATCGGAgggaaattttgatttttttttcaaaacttattCCAAGTAttctatcttttcctaaaatCGATATTCAGTTTTCTATTCTACCCAAAATTTGACCTTCAATTTTCTATCTCTACCTAAATTTGAGCCTCCGATTTatagtttctaatttaaaaaaaataattatctccATATCCATAAAAAATACACCAATTCTCCATAACTATGTATAATATACCTCTCCAATTTATTACCAAAAAAATTAGCCCCAAGatgtaataaaataatttaaatatagtaaATAAAGAGAGATGTGTTCTTTTTTAAGTATCCAACACTGATATGTTATGATATAGATGTTCATTGTTACAACAAGGATAAGGATGGATGGTCATTGATGGTGGATCTGATTTTCTATAGTGAAAGAAACAAATTCTCATGACAGCATAATTAATATGGTTTGAAAAGTTGAATTCATTTGCCTATAAAAGCATGGACGAGGCAAATAAATTACACACAcaacaatataataatattctctttctttatcttactataaacaaatgcaattttctctcttcttacttttaatacttctttctatctttatatatatatttatgcaattctctctctttttactttttatactattttctatctttatatatatatacacattacaacatataatattattatatatatacaaatcattattgagctaattattttaatgctAGAGTCTTATATtaatacatctttattttatatttaatatatcttttatttatttcacaacattCATCATTTAATAAGCCATGATCTTTTCAACCATTCAAAATAAACTAGGTGGctctaattacaaaaaaaaagtatctacctgtacactaaaatcagctactaaagtCAATCAtttgtataaaatacatgttggaatataaatacacattaaaaataaattaaattacacatgtatttatacataaatacatcgGTTGCTGATTTTAatggctaattttaatatacaaataatattttttgaaaaaaaaagcggCTTCAGATTTTTGCAGAAGACTCAAGTTTAATAAGcaaatttggatcttctaaattttgaattttcacatTAGAGGATAAAGTATGATCTCTCATTCTTGAatggtttctttctcatattttttcttgattccacctatgaaataaatgataagaaatcacactttacactttaaagtaaaattcaaaatttagacgATCTAAATCCTTAATAAACATAGGAAAAGGATGAATTTGTAGATGTACAAATCAGGTCATATGTAGGAGGGACAAACGGGAAGTCTGTTCCATCCTACTCCATTAAAAGTCTGTTATTTAATGAGTTGGCCTACTTTGTTTTGTCTGATAAGacggttttgaatttttttatgtcgGCCAATGACGAGTTGGTAGGTTGGCGAActtgttaaaattttatatatatatcattaaatattaaacaatatatataatttaacaattatttcaataaatttataatttaaaaagacataaaaaaattataatttttaaatttataaatattaaagtctatataattataaatatgtaataaacataattataaaccaagttttttaaaacaataataaaactaAGATTGTCCAAAACAGAACAAATATTGtctaaaacatataattaaacatcttcaaatttataattaattaaacataaaataatctAAAATATTACTTAAAATGTTTTCAATCATCAGCTTCATCCTCTTGTAATtcaataacataataaaaatttgtaaaaaaaacaaCCTTGATTAAAAAAACGCCTAGTCCGGCAGAAAAGTCTGTCCCACCCCGCTAAAGCCTACGGATTAGACAGTGTGAGTTAGGTAGCCTTTTTAAATTTGACGATTTTAAATTTCCAACCCAACCCGTCTTTTTTAGCGGGTTACGCGGGTCAGTCCGACGAATTTCGCTCCATTTTTCATCCCTAGTCATATAGTATGAAGCACTAGTACATAGAAAACacttctttgtatatttttgttcTAGTAAATAAAACTAGGGATTCAATCTCACTCCTTTTTCTATTGaatttaagaaattatttttatatttttatttttaaaattataaatttaatattaataattaaagaataaattataaaaaaaatattttaaattatttaatatgtaaaatatataaaataaataaatttaaattaatagaataaaaaaattatattgttattatatgtaacaaaatcaagataaaaatttattaatattatttatagattaattatttataaatattattaaatttatttattttttaactctatttaatttaaagtaaatttaaaaatttatattcaaaacacTTTTTATCTCTATGTATAagtttaatagataaaaaaatatttttttaagtttatattaaacatctttaattatctttaattttattattcttttaaaattattaattttttattttgattataccatctcatcatattatacattattattttctcttattattttttatatatgtataattattattatgtcgTCGTCACTATTatgctgcatttttttattttccttttttgttttcttcttctattcatctcGACCGCAATTAATTACCACTATACTTAATACGGAATAAAATCCAGGATaagatgaaaaatcaaagaaaaaaatttctcTACTTCAGTTTGATTTCCTAATACATCAGTTAAAAAAATCACTCTATCTCTACTATTCATACCCTTTCTTCTTCGTACCCAAATTTCTCAAAGAAATTCAAATAaattttcattcatcaaaattagaaaaaaaaagtagctATAAAGTTATAGAAATTTTTATACCTCCTAAGTTTAAAACTCTAACTCATGAgttcactaaaataaaaatgtgcCAAATCGTAATTGGacctaaaacaaacaaaataaaataaaataaatataaaataagtcttaaaataaatactaaaaaagtGATGCCTATTTGATTCAACTTGACTAACGAGAATCTTTAATACAATTTGTAAATAGTAAGACATTTAACTTTCCATCAAGGGTGGAGCTAACCTCAATGTGAAGGAGGggccaaaaaattaattttatatttaaaataaaataaaataaaacatttaggGGAggctaaattaaattttatgtataatttataaaaaaaaattaagggtTGGGGGAGGCCATTGCCCCCCTTACCTTCTATGTGCTCCGCCCTTGTTTTTCATAATCATTAATTATTGTCTTGTCCAATTTTTGATGTATCTCTTAAACAAATGATTTAGCCTTATTCGCAAAATCTTCTTTTATTCTATTAGTTGTTGTTCTTGTAATTGGAACAATTGACATATGACAGTTTGCAATTTGTCTCATATAACTTGTATCATTTTCTCCCTCCTGAAAAGATTTGTCTCCAAATCTGCATGCAAATCAAAAAGAGATAAGTCAGagacattaaaattaactaacaCATTATACTCACTTGAAAGGTCAACCTTGTAAGCATTATTATTGATCCTTTCAAGCACCTGAAATGGACCATCACTCTTAGAgtctaatttgaattttttttagtagAAAACCTCTCTTTTCTCAAATGAATCTATACGTAGTCACTAGATTAAAAAATAAGTTGTCTTCAACTATTATTCACCATTTGAGCTAtcaacttatttttctttttaatcaacTCACTTGCGTTCAAGTGTATTGTTTTAACATTTTTAGTTTTATCTTATGCATCTAACCTAATAAGATCACTTAAAGACAAATGTAATAAGtccaaaatagataaaaaattaaaatcatacacaagttcaaaagaaaaaaaatctataaaagaATGAATTGTTCTATTATAAGCAAACTCAATTAAAGGTAAACaatctttctaaatttttagatTCTTTTCAACAACGACACATAATAAGATTTCTGGAGGCTTCTTAGGTGAGGAAAGAATATTTGGGTCTTTAGTGGTTCAAGATTCTTTATAAATGTTAtccattcaaaatttaaattatcggatgagattaaaatatttttattatataaaagataATTCTATAAAACATACTTacgttaaaatattttaaaaaaatttacttgaaaatatctattttatctttcttctttgttaccacttcattttttttaacatttatatgtggctatttttttatcaaagtaaaaataatgataaaacagAAGAAATGGGAGATAACTATTTGCCAATTATTAGGAGAAGTTGATGgagataaataaaacagataaagaGTAATCTAGAAGATAACCGTTTGCCAATTGTTAGGAGAGGTTTGTCAATTGTTAGGAGAGGTTGATGGGAATAAATAAAACAGAGGAAGAGTGGGAGATAACTATTTCAATtctcttctcatttttttctgttttatttattgtgCATCAACTTCATGCCATCTTTTAATTAGTTTGAGTTAGCatcttataaataattaaatataatttttgaaaataataaaaaatattaataatttaaattggaccAAACTCTTAAAAATTGAATGTTTCAAATAATAGGAAAGATGAACAATTTTAAATAATAGGAAAGATAAACAGTccattttaaataataagaaagatGGATTGTCAATTTAAAATAAGCACGTTAACACGTTCCCTATTAACGTGTTTAAGatccattttaaatcattttaaataatttaaacatgTTAACGTGTTTATTTTAAATGAAAGtacatcttttttattatttaaaatggattatttatcttttttattatttaaaatcataCATCTTCCCTATTATTTGAAACattctatttttaagagtttggtccaatttaaattattaacattttttattatttttaaaaattatatttaatgatttataaatacatatatatctcgtttatattgtaaacgagatatatacaaaattatctcgtttacagtataaacgagataagagaaagatattattttgataaatatttttaaattatttattttagtaattattataattattttatttattaaaataaaaaatccactgaaaaagatgaaaaatagaaaaaagtaaatacaaaatattcattttacattatattttatatttttttaaagactaCCAAAATCCCGATTTTAAGTTTTTTCACCTAAGCCAATTCCAATATTTCTAATGTtctatttactattttaatttcacCGACAAACAATAGATTATAATAGTTTTGTATCCAATTTATCCCATAACacttttttaaaaatgatttaaaaattttacgtCAAGATCAGAAACAATAGTTTAGAAAATATCATACAAGCACACGACCTATCTAAAAAACAAATCAATAATATTTGTGGCATCATCAATTTTATAGCATATAATGAAATGAGTCATTTTATTAAACTTGTCTACTACTACAAAAATACTATTTCTACCTTTCTTAATTCAAgacaaatcaaaaataaaatttataaaaatatcaacCCACAAATGtataaaaacaaataaaggaGTATATAAACTACGTGATAAAAACTTAGGTTTAACATGTTAATATGCAATATACTTagtccaaaattttttaatatttctacacATGTGTGACAATAAAAATCTTCAGATAACACATTTAATATCTTATGTATACCCAAAATAATCTATCAAATCTCATTATATGATTCTAAAATAAGTAAGTctctaaataaaagaaatagacaTACAAATTCTATTaccacaaaataaaaaacatttattaAATACACCATATTCATAAGAGAGATAAATACCATAAAAGTTAAAATTAGTTGTATATAAttcctttaaaaattttataaatttatatatatatatatatttgttttattattCGCATTCTTAAGAAtggattttaaaattctaaaataccctcaaaatattaattttattcttttattaagaAATATAATAATAGAGGGATATAATAGTAATTTATATGTTAATTTTCATTCCCTGGAAATGAAAAATTCGAATACTCACCCTTTTagatagaaataaaattttataaatgtacaattTAATTTCTCTTGAGAATAAATTATTTCtggtaattaaattttaaagtttcaacaaacaaagaaaataaaatatttacataaataattcctaaaaataaattaaaattcctTAAAACAAACGTAGTAGATTTATTAATGCATTTTATTTGATGAGGTATATCCCCCAAGAGTTTGTTCTTCATTGGTATTTCATTTATAACGTCAAAGATACCAAATGATTTTTATTAGTTAAGATGTGTTTTAagaattaatgttaaaattattattaatagaaaattttaatttttttattttaataaatacataataattacatTAAAAAGTAAACTTTATAAAAAAACTTTTATAATAACTTGTTCGATTAGTGCCTAAAGATACatgttagttaatttttttttctttttgttatgcTTGTATTTAATCTACCTCAGGAAAGATATGCGGAATAAAgtcaccaaaagaaaaaaaaaagatatgcgGAATAATAATGTTAAtgctatttcttttgttttttaacgTAGGCTAattgtcacggtaaattttagaaggttatgTTTAATagtgtttatataattttttggagtgtttgaaaatattttagatgGTTCCAAAACGTTTTAGAATGTCCTAGAAAATTCCGGAATatcctagaaggttctagaagactctggaaggtcatagagtattctagaagagtgtaaatgtatataaaagtataaagagtggtatggaataatctTAAAAACATTTAGAAAGTTGTGGTAGGATAAGTATTTGTAAAGAAGGTCCTagatgattaatctggaccgttgattagatttaatcttaACCATCCAttaaggaggtggatggctataaacaAGAGGTAAGAGTTAGTGTAAGGTGTGTGAATCACTTGTAACAAACACTTgaacaataaagtgttcttttcaccaaagtttcttttctcttgtgttcttagctttcttgctaagtattgagggttaggctgacttgatTTTAACTCAAGAGATTGAATAAGTTCGAATATCGGCAcagtagcgttggagtgtgtccaaagCTGTGACACAATACTTATAATTTACAAACCTCGTAATCCATTTTATTAAGGTGTTAAGCATAACTAAGTGATTAGACTAATTACAAGGACATCGGAACAATCTACGCGTTTGGAGGTTATGGCTTTTACGTCTAAGTTGAAACTATAATATCTACAAGATGCTGACAACGCGTATGCTAAGATTTTAACAACGGCAACCCTTCTTGTGCAACGTAACATCCAAGAAGTAAATTGTGCATCTAATTGTATGATAAATCTATCCAGCAACAACGTTTAACTGATGTAATTAGCTTCTCAATCTCCATCGATAATCATCTGTCTTAACAGGCGCGCGCAAGCATATAcgtatctaaaaactaaaatgtaAAGTCTAATAAAATATAGTGGTATCAATTTAAGTAAAATTATACTGCTCATAATTTTTCATAAGATGTATCTCACTTGTGGAATTACTATCATGAAAAatgtttgataataaaaaaaattagctaaaattagttaaaatttattttatttaatatttattaattatcataataaaaaataaatattaaataaaataagttttggttatttttttagttttcttagtATTAccgtattataatatataatgaaaCAACTTAGGTTGGTCGAGTGATTATCTTATTTGTCCGTTTAAATAAATGTCGAAAATTTGAATCTCATTTTATACATATAGCAATTCATTGACCAACCATAAATCCTTTaaacaaagtttaaatttgtgataaattaatttttgacatattaaaaataccgtaaaaaaataatatataaagaagGTTATCTATACCAAATATTGCCAAAATATGACATATATAAGCATGCAATAAACACCaattgtttattatatatatctTGAACAAATATAATATGTTAATTTTCAAATATATAAATGTATGCAAACAATTTTGATTGATACGAATTTTTTTAGAGATTATCTGtaatatacaaatttttaatccaatgatggtttttaaaaaatgatacaaaaaacgttattatatatatatatatatatatatatatatatatatatatatatatatatatatattgttaatttTATCATTGTTCATATTCAttccaaaataattaaattaatataataatataagaaaggaactaaaaatgaaaaattttaatttcttcatctatttatataatacatataattgattataATCATGTTAGCTATATATATGCGATCTCATTTACTTTTATAGATGCTAAATAGaataagttattattacttttgatttgaatttaaatataaattagtgtATGTTTTCGTACCTTGTAcaggataatacataaaattatattaaaaattttattaaaaaattaaataatatatataataataattattataagtattttataaagttataattaaaattaaactcttaaaatttttaatattaaaatattaaaaataattagtatttatcttaatcaatttgaatttgttaagtgatcatctcactcgtccgcttaaacaactattaggagttagaatctcgCCTTGTGTATATAGCAATCCATTGGCTAGCGATAAACCCTTAATAAAAGGAGTATCAATACGTGGTTAGATTTGGCAGGAGTTTTCGAATACGCAGGTACCCGACCCGTCTATACCCGAATGAAAAGGGTAATAACTTGACTCGAGTCGGGACAGATTTTGTTTAAGATAGGTAtcatcgggtttagggtgtacccgccccgaatatatacatataaacactttttaaTAATTAGGATTTGCCTCACATCACACATGATTCATAGCTTCAGTCTATACTCTATAGCCATACAAGATAAACTCAATCATCCTCAcataaaatcttcttcttctcgacTTCTTCACAAAAAAACTGCATAGCTCCTGTCATGTTGTTGCTGAGACCATCGCCGCTTACCTATTCACAACTCCCATCTTCCTTCACAGCCAGAAACGAACCCACGTTTAATATAGAGGAGGCATTTGGCCccacaaatttttttgaaaaaaagtaatacttatatacatatataccacttattatattatatttgtctcaaaataaaatataaatagttcttttgtattttatgttaaaaaacattttgttaaacttaacacataataataattatattattaaatttgatttagtatgaaaaataaataaatacactaaaaaattagtgataattaattatattatattagttaattaattaataattaaattaaaacttagttttctaattaaatacaacttaaattattagtgattttttaaaaattatttaagataaaaaatatattatttatgtattaatatactataattattttggttaaaaaatttatttatactataaaaattataataagtagatttgataattaagtaaaataattgtttaaaaatatatataaaaaataatatttaatcatgttaaaaataaaaaattccttataaatattttttgttattttaaatattatactatgtgtatgaaattatatttttattattttaaatattataataatgattgtgtgtatatttctagttcttatcaatatgtattagatagttctaattttaaattttgaatatatcta
Coding sequences within it:
- the LOC112803972 gene encoding putative fasciclin-like arabinogalactan protein 20, which codes for MASTKHFLSLFVLHLLLSISSSLPTSAILDAAEILSASGFDAMAVNLELASQTLASPRTRSLTVFAPSNAAFKILQQPTLSLLRYHLLPNAFSFHSLISLPFGANIPTLLPSHSLTVTTTTGSADSLSINNVTVNSEPLYSDASLVIFPTDHFFDPYFQLPAKIPHRTGTTDPYSSSAAACFAGRKNHRKSFSSGEAFSFKEASSVLRSKGCFLMASLLDTQFLAIRNRPQLTLFAPVDKVVTSTNATRGHVAATNNNNPRLRGHSSILRHHLVPCRILWSDLLTLEEGTLIRTYERGFTLNVTKSSEDVLLVNGVPVISPELYNSDWLVVHGLQEVLSPLKGRRGRGVEGSGGISEAAAEVGNATSYGEDSAAQHFHFSVFH